Below is a window of Drosophila miranda strain MSH22 chromosome 3, D.miranda_PacBio2.1, whole genome shotgun sequence DNA.
tatatataacgaacgagtatgtatatatgtacatatctggATGTTCATTCACAAAAGCTCTCGAACAGACAGCGAACAGGCCGGTTCTATTTGCACTTctttgtacatatgtattttatattctagTTTCGCTGGTactatttgtatttgttttaaCACACCGAGAGCAAGCCGTGATGCTTCTCAGCCAGCTTGGGGTCAGTGGGACTCTCTTTAAAATAGAATTTCCCACTCTCTCGTTGGTGAGTAAGCTGTCTACCGAAAATGTCGAGCCGGATCCACAAAATCAGCTGATTGGATGGACATACCATGGACCGGGGGGAGGGGTAGGGAGATTGCTTATCGTTCATCAACAGCCGCAACAGCGAAAAAGTGATTTTATTCTATTTCCAACCTGATTGATAATTATAAAGTTTAGCTCGAGAACAGACCTTTGACCATCAGGCGACTTTATGCTGACTGACGTCAGTGTTTAATTTACCGACCAGGGGATAGGTCGGGCCGGTCGGGTCGGTCGGTGAGGGGCCTGGGTAAACCTTATTTTAGTTTTATTCCCGCTTCTATGGGCACTCTAGAAGCTGACCAGAGATCACTCGTCCATAACTAATATTCTATTAATTGTATCTCCCGTTACAGCTACAGTCCAAATGGCGTTGAAGCCCCACCACGTTGGACCTGTGCGCTGTGCGCCCTGGGACTGTTTGTCTACCAGAGCCTGGACTCGATTGACGGCAAACAGGCGCGTCGCACGAACACATCATCGCCGCTGGGAGAGCTGTTTGATCATGGCTGTGACTCGATATCGACTGTGTTCGTGGCGCTCTCGGCCTGTATCTCCTGCCAACTGGGGCACTATCCCAATTGGCTCTTCTTTCAGGTGAGTAGAGTAGATCCAGAACCAAAAAGGATACATTCTCGTTGTTCGCTTTCTTTCAGTGCTTCTGTGCCATTGCCTTGTTCTACTGCGCCCACTGGCAAACATATGTGTCTGGAACGATGCGCTTCGGACGCATCGACGTGACGGAGGCACAGTTCTCGATTATAGCCATTCATCTGGTGTCGGCGATACTGGGTCCTGAGTTCTGGCTGACCAAGGTAGGCGTGGGAACGCACAGGCCGTGGACGGGCTTAAAGCCCGTTTAATGATACTCCAATTTCGTTTTAAAGCATTCTCCATTCCGGAAGTTCTTTGCGTTTATTTTtagtttctttttttgtttcctttttatatttAGATCGTTAAGACTATGTATATTCTATCCATTTAGCATAGAGTTTATAGTTCAGGTTGCTGTCGCTGCAGCGGAGCTTAAGCTGCTGCTCCGTTGCCACTAATGCCGCATTAAGTTCTGTTCTAGTCGAGTTGTGAGCGTTATGGTTCAGATTTTGTGTTGTTGATGCTAGCGCTTTGATTTGATTGAAAGTTTAGCATCTgttaatttattatttttcatttacCATTTGCCTGGCATGAAGATGAAGTCTGGGGATTGGAGCCAGGACCAAACACAACTCCCTCCACATCAATACGtattgtatatacatatgtatgactATATCTCGAGCTATTAGGCGCCCAGTTACATAAGCAACCAAACAATATCCAGTATTTGTAATCGTCTAACAACTTTTACTTCTATGTACATAATGCGTGTGCTCTGCCCTCCGCGCTCTCTAAAACCAAACTCCAATTCgccaacaaaacaacaacatacacaaacacacacgtaTAACACATGTATAACCATACCTAAATGCATATGCAGATCGGCATTGGCGACATTCAGCTTTGGTATGGTCCGGCCATAACGACCATTGTGTGTGGTCTGCTCTCCCTAACTTATGTATTTTCCGTCATTAAAGCCGGTGGTGTTGGCAAGAATGGCTCCACAGTTGCTGTAAGTcttgacacacacacacacacacacacacacacaaacgaaCACTATTACTACTACTACTAAAAGCACATACGCATTAGTGTTGGGTaaaaaactaacaaaaaaaataactaGTGATCGTTATTTTATGTTCCTTTCTCGTTCAATACAAattaaaatttcatttcattttaaaCTTAAAGAACGACTTTGCCCAACACTACTGCACACACATATTCAAACACAACAAAAACTATTTTGGCTTCTCTGAattgatctgatctgattgtGACCCAAACCCATTCTCGAAGGGCTCCGTTCCCCTTTttctatatactatatatatatatatatacaatatagCTGCTGGCAGGCGGCCCAGCCCAGCCTGGAAGAAGGTGCGTGGCGTGAGGTCCTTTCTGAATCCCCCCAACCAACCCCCGCTCTCTATTTCCTTAAATTGCTTGCCTACCCTACCCCACCCTACCCTACCTAACTTTGTGCTGTTGTTATTTTCTTGTTATTGTGTACTTTGGTTTATCGACGATGCGGCTGCAAATCCTGCTTTGCGCTTCAAGTGAATGATACAAATTGTGATATATATTCGAAAATCTATACGTGAGCATGCCTTGAATACCACAAAACTACAACCACTTGAACTCTCGGCAGCTGCCAAGTGCAATTTTTAAGACAACTATTATTGTTTCCTTGTTTGTTTAAACAAAATTAATGTACATGTGTTTGCCCTGTCCATCTGTCCAGCTCTGATACATATATTGTCTTTATAGTCCTCCTATATACTTTTACGTCTATATTCTGTCTTGGTTTTGGATATACTCCTACCCTTAACAACAACACCGGTCTAAATCTACAATCTAAACTATATAATTATATTTTCTATATGTATCCTCCTTAAGCGTAGTTTGTAAGCCAGGTGGAGGGTATTCACAGTCCCAGTCACAGTCACGTGCAACTGGCGGCTGTGAGCACTCTGATAACTTTTTTTTTCCCTAACCAACATTTTTTTCCAAATTTTATACTCATCCTTTGAATGCAGTTGACGAATCCTCTAAACTTTATTATGTTTTCTTGCAATCTTTCATCTTTACTAGATACCAATCGTGGGCGTTTCATGGAATTACACAATATTAGTATTTATTACATTCGGTTATACCTTGAATATAATCAATTTCCTAAAAATGTTTACTCAAGGCGGCATTGGCAAAAACGGCTCCTCAGTTGCTGTAAGCATTGcaccctctccctctccacACTAAGAGAGACGAACAATTAAACTATCCCAAAAACTATCTCCAAAAAATACTACTACTACTAAACTGGAAAGCTCTCACAGCcataacaaaacaaaaaagacaTTTATCTAAATCGAATTCCTACGTTGGCCTGTGTTTGGTTTAAATACTAATAACCTAACCCTTCCATTCAGCATTTTCCTTTGACTTGGGCTTGGACTACAGGCCGATCGGTGGAGGGCTACCCCGATCGACAGCTAACATTATTCTCTCTCCTAATATCGATTAACATGTCATGGTTTTATCATTGGATGCGATGCCATATTTAGCATGCTGTTGGCTTGGGTACAAATAGTTTCCAAAATGCAtaattttagtatttttttgttttgttattTCTTAGTTTTTGAGGTATTGTAGGATTATCATTATGTTTTGCACCGATCAAGGAAGTATGAATGTATACTTATTGCTCATCTAGATGTACAGTATTTATAGAGATCTAAAGCTTAGGAGAAAGcttacaatttttttttatttgttattttttatatAGTTTTTTTATTCAATTAGTATTCTCAAAAGACTTCTGGAAAATGGTGTTTATTTTATCATAATTTAAAGTCAAAACCTAATGCGCGCCACTTTTTCTCTTCCTCACGTAATCAACAACAAATATATCCCATACATTTTGAAATTGGCAGCTACCGGGCGTCGACTGTGAAATGCGAATTCTGCCACTGTATCTGGCCTGTGGGATAGATTTGCTCTTGACCGTGCGCTGCGCAAAATGCATTTTGACCCTGGGCTGTGGCAAGAATGGATCAACGGTTGCTGTAAGAATTTTATGTTTACGCTTCTTAGAGTAAATTGACACCGAGATCAGTACTGGACCGGTGTGTTCCGCAACTACAGAAATGGAAGGACAGCTAAAGTTCCCGGCTTGTAATTGCTGAACGCACTGCAGATCGGTATCCGTAGAACCACAGTAGAACAGTGGAGATCTGAGTATATTTAATTAGTCTAAGTATCTTGTGTGTGTCTTGTGTTTGCTATCAATCTAGTACGATAATAGTTTACAATATGTGTCTGGGCATATCTTATCTGAACGGATACTTGTTGCCCACTATTTGTCTGTGATTTACTTAGTTTAAGTAGTTTTATGCCTCTTTCTGGTGTCGGTTTGGCCTGGAATGTAACGTTATTGTTTTCGTTAGTATAAAATGGTTTCTATACTAACGCACGCTTCTGAAACACACCCACAAATCCCGCCCACcaacccacccacccacacaacCGCCAACTAGCGCTAGACCAtgtaaataaaacaaatattaaACAATCAAAACACTATAAGAGCAATTTCCCCTCCCGCTATATGGTCGTAATTCCTTTATTTCTGCGGAGGGGAAAATGCTAAACTCCAAAAAAGCCAAAAGAATTTTTGTTCTCTTTCCTTGCACTGAAAATTGTTGTGATATTTGCAAAATGTGCCGTTTTACACACAAATCGTAATAATTGTGAACACAACTGTACCTGTCCTGTGATGAAGAGACTCGTGTGTGGCAAACGTCGCAAGTTGCAAGATTGCAGCAAATCGATGATCGAAAACTAATTGAAACCAATTTGTACCCCGCTTTAGGGCACCAGTGTACTGTCCCCCAGCATACCGCTTACGCTGGTGGTGCTACCAGCTCTAATTATTGCCCAGAAATCGCCGGAGAACCTATTCACCGAGCATGCATCGGTGTACATAATGGCCTTTGGAATGGTGGCAGCTAAAATAACCAACAAGCTGGTGGTAAGTGGCGGAAACTTAATAGATTGGATTTCCTTTCATGGTGATGTTCTCTTGCAGATTGCACATATGACAAAGTCGGAGATGGAATATCTGGACTGGTCGCTACTCGGTCCCTCGCTGCTGTTCCTCAATCAATACTTTAACTGCATTGTGCCGGAGATCTGGCTGCTCTGGTTCATGCTCATCTGGGGGACACAGGACCTGCTGCGCTACTGCTCGCAGGTGTGCCTAGAGATCTGCCAGCATCTGCGTATCAATCTGTTCAGGATACCCTATAACCCAAAGGCTGGTGTACCACATCCGGCGACCGCTTCGGTCAGCAGTCAAAGCAACTTGGGCAGCAGTGCCGACAAAAATGGCGGCACTTCGCATCGAAAGTACAAGAGCAAACCTCATTAAGCGCCCTTAATCCTGGTCGAAGAagggctctgctctgctctgggCTGCAACCGAAGCCGCAACGGACACGGTTTCCCATTAAATTAATTAGTTTCCTTTTATAATTTTATGTCGTTAGAGTTGGTTGATAGAGGAGAAGGAAGGAGAAGGAAGGAGAATGTTGAGAATGAGTAGGAAACGAGGCGAGGAGAAAGTAATACAAACCGTGTAAACGCAACCCAACAAAATTTACCGTCAGTGTTTAAAGAAAAAGAAACCAAACAGGAACGAAGAATTAGGAACGAGATAGCAAAAAGGCAAAGCAAAAATGTTGCTCTTAAGTTTTAAGAAACAGTTTACAATTATATCAATTATATAtggctaaatatatattttctatAATTGTGTAAGTTGTAATACGTCTAGATTCTAGATGGCAGTATTTTTACTGTTGTGCAAAAGACGAATGCCAAAAAGAAAAATAGGAAGACCGAACCTGAGCCCAAACCAACACAATTTTCGGCAAGGCAAAAGCTCAATTTACGTTTAAGCGCCCAACAACCCGATTAGCAAAGGAGGGACTACTTTCAGCCTGAATCTGTTTCGAGTCGAGCTAGCCAGTAGCTCCCTATTAGTGTATCTAATGTGCAGCAACATTCTAAATGGTGACTCATTTCAAAAAGCGCATTAACTATCCTAATCTGTAATCCGTAATATTAGAGCGAACAACTAAGCACGATCACTCCTAATGCATCCTAGCTAAAACTTATTGTATCTTTGCTTGGCGTTGGCGTGCGTGCCCGCCTGATGGCCACATCATTATAGTGAAACTATTATGGATTACGTTGCACAAgacgcaacaacaaaaaggaaGACAAGTCATTACAAAAGGCAAACAAGAAAACACGAATAAAACTATTTGCAGAATACAAATTAAACCCGACTTTCATTTTAAGGCTTAACAAAAGAATTTTTGTTCACGTAACAGTAATAGAATAAAAGAACACAATTCATTTGTGTTATAATACAGCATATATAGAGCTTAGCATATTTAGCATGTGATTAGTTAAATCGAATATAGAATAATAATAGAATAAAATAACACAATTCATTTGTTTTATAATACAAGAGCTTAGCATATTTGGCATGTGATTAGTTAAATcgaatataaaatattaatagAATAAAATAACACAATTCATTTGTTTAGCAACCTCGCTACCACCAACACCCCCAAAAACAATATCCTTAATAGAAGGCACCAGGTCATATTTAATAGACTGAGACTGGGCCACACCAAGCTGACCAACGCCCACTACATTGACAAAACATTGCCCATCACATGTCCATTGTGCCACAACGCGAACATAGACTTACGACACACACTATACACCTGTCCCTCACTCTCACCACAAGGGTCCCTATCATTCAATAACAACGACCCCATGCAACTTATCGCAAACCCCACCAACTCAAATTCCAAAAATTATCCTCAAATTCCTACAAACCGCAAATATCCTCCACAATATATAACCGAACATACTGTAAATAAATACTCATCCCAACAtctttgtatatatgtataaaatctGACCCAATTACCCTAGAGCTTAAGGCCTCAGTAGCTATAGCTCCAACTTCTGTTAATATTTAGTTTTAACTAGCTATTAGcattatttaataataataataataataaaacaatTCTTTGGTTTTGCAAGAGCTTAGCATATTTAGCATGTGATTAGTTATATCGACAATGGCTGCATAGGAATGCCATTAGCGCCATATCGCGCACCTCCAGCGTCACTCGACCACGATGCAGAGTGAGCAGATAGGCGTCTTGGAGTCTTTGGGTAGTGTACATTTCCGCTGCCGTCTGCAAGGCCTCCATGGCGCCCTGGGTAACCCTAAAGGCCGAAGATAAGCCGGTTAAATTCACGATTATTTCACGCACCAGGCGAGAGAACGGCAGGCGGGGTATCAGCAATTTGGGCGTCGCCTGCAGACGTTGAATCTCTTGTTGCATCAGGGCGACACGGCTGATGGGTCTGGTCTGTTTCCGGCGGAGCGCTACAGCTCTAGGGGCCTGTTGTGTCTGTGGATTCGCTCTTGGTCGCTGCGGCTGTGGGGCATTTAAAGAACGGAGACTGCGATTTGAAGTGTTGAGTTCCAGAGCTTGATTGTCTTCCTGAGAGGACGACTCCTGCCTCTGTCCGGCGCGACGGTCTGCTGGTTCTGGTGGCCGATTCTCTTCCCCAGACGTCTCCTCATTCTGCCGTCGACGGGCAGCAGAAACGTCCTTGCGCACCGTTGAGGTGCGTGGACTGTTAGAGTTTTGGAGATTGAGACGACTTGTGGTAAATTCCAAGCCGTAGTCGGTAGCATTTTCATCATCGGGCGATTGGAATGAGGGGCTGGCATCCCCAGAGTCCAAGTCCCTCTGTGTTGCCTTTGGAGGATTTCCACCACGCTGACCGCCACTGTTTTTTTTCGGTGGTCGCATAATAGCTGTCAAAGTTCGATGTAAATTTGCGTACACAATAAATTGCCTCGCAACAATACGCGTCGTTTAAAGTGTTTCCCGCCTTTTTCTGCAAGTGTGACCGTATTTGAAATACATTAAAATACATAGCCCTCACGCCATTTCCAGCACTGATCGCCCAGCTGTTTTTCGCCTGCGGCCTGATTTTGAGCattgttttttttattcatTAAAATTTTAGGAATGTCGGATCATCAAAGCAGAGGTCAGGACTTCAGCCTGGAGGCAGACTCCGAGCTGCGTTTTGAAATAGAGCAGAAGGACGCCAAAGTGTTGGTTACAGTAGGTAAGCGCACGCCAAGCAATGGAATGCCAGTAACTCTTCCTGCGTCCATCACAGCTAGTCAATGGATTTGCGGAGCTCTTTGGCACCGAGTTGGTTAAGAAAAAGAAATATGAGTTTGGGATGGGGGCCAAGGTGGCGATCTTCACATACCAAGGATGCGTTCTTCATGTCACTGGCAAAATGGACGTTTGCTACATATCCAAGGAGACTCCGATGGTCCAGTACGTCAATTGTCACGCGGCACTTGAACAGTTTCGCACGGAGGCCGAGGAGAAGGATAGAAGTGGTCCGGTGGCCATGGTGGTGGGACCCACGGACGTCGGCAAGAGCACGCTCTGCCGGATTCTCCTGAACTATGCAGTCAGGGTCGGGCGCCGGCCTCTCTACGCGGACCTCGATGTGGGCCAGGGAGCAATCGCCATATCCGGCAATGTGGCCACCACATTCATCGAAAGGCCAGCCAGTGTCGAGGAAGGTTTTCCCAAGACCGCCCCGCTCGTCTACCACTTCGGACACAAGTCACCCAGCGGCAACAGTGTCCTCTACAACGCAGTGGTCTCCAAGATGGCCGAGGTCACGCTGCAGTCGCTCAACGGAAACAAGCGCAGTGAGTAGATGCCGTACGTGTGGATCTGTAAGCATTctgtaagccacctttcagcAAAGAGCTCCGGCATCATAGTCAACACCTGCGGCTGGGTCAAGGGCCATGGGTATGCGCATTTGCTTCATGCAGCCAGGGCCTATGGTGCTTGCGCCATTTTCGTATTGGATCAGGAGCGACTGTACAACGAACTGTTGCGGGATGTGCCCTCAAGCGTTCATGTGGTCCTGTTGCCCAAGAGTGGCGGTGTTGTGGAGCGCAGCAAGGAGCTGAGAC
It encodes the following:
- the LOC108159475 gene encoding cholinephosphotransferase 1 isoform X2, giving the protein MPLLVYKESHILSAQQLRKLSEHKYSCFSASLLDPLLQPWWNWLVGQTPLWLAPNLITIVGLILNIVTTLILICYSPNGVEAPPRWTCALCALGLFVYQSLDSIDGKQARRTNTSSPLGELFDHGCDSISTVFVALSACISCQLGHYPNWLFFQCFCAIALFYCAHWQTYVSGTMRFGRIDVTEAQFSIIAIHLVSAILGPEFWLTKLPGVDCEMRILPLYLACGIDLLLTVRCAKCILTLGCGKNGSTVAGTSVLSPSIPLTLVVLPALIIAQKSPENLFTEHASVYIMAFGMVAAKITNKLVIAHMTKSEMEYLDWSLLGPSLLFLNQYFNCIVPEIWLLWFMLIWGTQDLLRYCSQVCLEICQHLRINLFRIPYNPKAGVPHPATASVSSQSNLGSSADKNGGTSHRKYKSKPH
- the LOC108159475 gene encoding cholinephosphotransferase 1 isoform X1, with protein sequence MPLLVYKESHILSAQQLRKLSEHKYSCFSASLLDPLLQPWWNWLVGQTPLWLAPNLITIVGLILNIVTTLILICYSPNGVEAPPRWTCALCALGLFVYQSLDSIDGKQARRTNTSSPLGELFDHGCDSISTVFVALSACISCQLGHYPNWLFFQCFCAIALFYCAHWQTYVSGTMRFGRIDVTEAQFSIIAIHLVSAILGPEFWLTKIGIGDIQLWYGPAITTIVCGLLSLTYVFSVIKAGGVGKNGSTVAGTSVLSPSIPLTLVVLPALIIAQKSPENLFTEHASVYIMAFGMVAAKITNKLVIAHMTKSEMEYLDWSLLGPSLLFLNQYFNCIVPEIWLLWFMLIWGTQDLLRYCSQVCLEICQHLRINLFRIPYNPKAGVPHPATASVSSQSNLGSSADKNGGTSHRKYKSKPH
- the LOC108159472 gene encoding protein CLP1 homolog, which encodes MSDHQSRGQDFSLEADSELRFEIEQKDAKVLVTLVNGFAELFGTELVKKKKYEFGMGAKVAIFTYQGCVLHVTGKMDVCYISKETPMVQYVNCHAALEQFRTEAEEKDRSGPVAMVVGPTDVGKSTLCRILLNYAVRVGRRPLYADLDVGQGAIAISGNVATTFIERPASVEEGFPKTAPLVYHFGHKSPSGNSVLYNAVVSKMAEVTLQSLNGNKRTKSSGIIVNTCGWVKGHGYAHLLHAARAYGACAIFVLDQERLYNELLRDVPSSVHVVLLPKSGGVVERSKELRHECRDQRIKEYFYGNARAPFYPFSFEVKFQELRLYKIGAPSLPDSCMPIGMKAEDNKTKVVAVTPTPALIHHVLALSFAESVDDDVIGKNIAGFCCVTDVDMERQAVMLLSPQPRPLPPNALLLWSELQFMDNHT
- the LOC108159473 gene encoding histone H3-like centromeric protein cid, with protein sequence MRPPKKNSGGQRGGNPPKATQRDLDSGDASPSFQSPDDENATDYGLEFTTSRLNLQNSNSPRTSTVRKDVSAARRRQNEETSGEENRPPEPADRRAGQRQESSSQEDNQALELNTSNRSLRSLNAPQPQRPRANPQTQQAPRAVALRRKQTRPISRVALMQQEIQRLQATPKLLIPRLPFSRLVREIIVNLTGLSSAFRVTQGAMEALQTAAEMYTTQRLQDAYLLTLHRGRVTLEVRDMALMAFLCSHCRYN
- the LOC108159475 gene encoding cholinephosphotransferase 1 isoform X3, which encodes MPLLVYKESHILSAQQLRKLSEHKYSCFSASLLDPLLQPWWNWLVGQTPLWLAPNLITIVGLILNIVTTLILICYSPNGVEAPPRWTCALCALGLFVYQSLDSIDGKQARRTNTSSPLGELFDHGCDSISTVFVALSACISCQLGHYPNWLFFQCFCAIALFYCAHWQTYVSGTMRFGRIDVTEAQFSIIAIHLVSAILGPEFWLTKIPIVGVSWNYTILVFITFGYTLNIINFLKMFTQGGIGKNGSSVAGTSVLSPSIPLTLVVLPALIIAQKSPENLFTEHASVYIMAFGMVAAKITNKLVIAHMTKSEMEYLDWSLLGPSLLFLNQYFNCIVPEIWLLWFMLIWGTQDLLRYCSQVCLEICQHLRINLFRIPYNPKAGVPHPATASVSSQSNLGSSADKNGGTSHRKYKSKPH